In Erythrolamprus reginae isolate rEryReg1 unplaced genomic scaffold, rEryReg1.hap1 H_46, whole genome shotgun sequence, one DNA window encodes the following:
- the LOC139155691 gene encoding cytochrome P450 2J4-like, whose product MEEVGKWLLALLVMAIMLHFLKQLWSRRNYPPGPIPLPLIGIAWRTGIRVTPTLLIKLAKRYGNIYTIWSGHMAIVVFSGFQAVREALIQTEDFAERQMTPFFKDAFKNKGIIFSNGQNWKQQRRFGLITMRKLGLGKKGMENRIEEEAHRLVKIFARAKEQPLDPSLPVTTAISNLICILVFGYRFSAKDEKFQKMLINLNYYMKFGGSFVYLLYELFPWLMKRLPGRHQRVLRALNDVTSFAKEEVEKHRELQSLHDPQDFIDYYLLQMEKTKGHPESAYDEENLAQCIVDFFIAGTETTATTLQWALLLMVAYPEIQEKVRKEIEDTLDPTDSICYQDRVKLPYTCAVIHEVLRLKYVLIVGVPRQSARDVNLNGYHIPKGTLVVTDLNSVLYDPKRWETPEKFNPHHFLDKDGHFIPREEFLAFGAGPRVCLGEQMARMELFLFLTILLRSFKFQLPEGVQELSLEPIMGLSLHPHPYKLCAVPHCRTP is encoded by the exons atggAGGAAGTTGGAAAATGGTTGCTTGCTTTGCTTGTGATGGCGATAATGTTGCATTTCCTGAAACAACTGTGGTCCCGCAGAAATTATCCTCCTGGCCCAATCCCACTTCCCCTGATTGGAATCGCGTGGCGGACGGGAATCCGAGTAACTCCAACCCTCTTAATCAag CTGGCTAAGCGATATGGGAACATCTACACAATATGGTCTGGACACATGGCGATCGTGGTCTTCTCTGGATTTCAGGCGGTGAGAGAAGCCCTCATTCAAACGGAAGACTTCGCCGAGCGACAAATGACTCCCTTTTTTAAAGACGCCTTTAAAAACAAGG GTATTATATTTTCGAACGGTCAAAACTGGAAGCAACAAAGGCGGTTTGGTCTAATTACTATGCGAAAACTTGGACTCGGGAAGAAAGGCATGGAGAATCGAATAGAAGAGGAGGCACATCGGTTGGTCAAAATCTTTGCGCGTGCAAAAG agcaacCACTGGATCCTTCGTTGCCTGTCACTACTGCAATCTCCAATTTGATATGCATTTTGGTTTTTGGGTATAGATTTTCTGCCAAAGATGAAAAATTCCAAAAAATGTTAATCAATTTGAATTACTATATGAAATTCGGAGGCAGCTTTGTTTACCTG CTGTATGAGTTGTTTCCATGGCTGATGAAACGGCTTCCAGGACGTCATCAGAGGGTGCTCCGTGCTTTAAACGATGTCACCTCCTTTGCCAAGGAAGAGGTTGAGAAGCACCGGGAACTCCAGTCCCTGCACGACCCACAAGACTTCATTGATTACTACCTTCTTCAGATGGAGAAA ACCAaaggccaccctgagtctgcttATGATGAAGAAAACCTAGCTCAGTGCATTGTTGATTTTTTTATCGCAGGCACAGAAACCACGGCCACCACCTTACAATGGGCACTGCTACTCATGGTGGCTTACCCGGAGATCCAAG AAAAAGTCCGCAAGGAAATAGAAGATACGTTGGATCCCACCGATTCAATCTGCTATCAAGATCGGGTGAAACTCCCGTATACTTGTGCTGTGATTCATGAGGTTCTCCGTTTGAAATATGTCTTAATTGTTGGCGTCCCCAGGCAAAGTGCCAGAGATGTCAACCTCAATGGATATCACATTCCAAAG gGGACTTTGGTTGTTACAGATCTGAATTCAGTCCTTTATGATCCCAAGAGATGGGAGACTCCTGAAAAATTCAACCCTCATCACTTTTTGGACAAAGATGGGCATTTTATACCAAGGGAGGAATTTTTGGCATTTGGAGCAG GGCCTCGAGTGTGCTTGGGTGAGCAAATGGCCAGGATGGAGCTCTTCCTTTTCTTGACCATACTGCTGAGATCCTTTAAGTTCCAGCTTCCAGAAGGAGTCCAAGAGCTGAGTCTAGAACCCATCATGGGATTATCACTGCACCCTCATCCTTACAAACTTTGTGCTGTTCCTCACTGTAGGACCCCATAG